A stretch of DNA from Calditrichota bacterium:
GAACAGGCTGCTACGCCGGGTGCAGTATCAAATGGAGGGCAAGGCCATGAGAAACGCCACACAAAGACGAGCGCTGGCAGTGGTGGTGGCCCTCACCCTGCTGGTGATCCCGCTGTCGTTCCACTGCGGGAAGAAAGCCCCCAGCCCTGACATGGGAACGATCAAGGGGTTCGTGGTAGATGCGGCCAAGGGCACACGGATGGCAGGGGCACGCATCGCGGTGGTTGGCACACGCCTCAGCGCGCGTACGGACGAGAAGGGGGAATTCACCATCCTCAACGTGCCACCAGGCAAGTACATACTCGAAGCTCAGGCCTCCGGGTATCAGGTGGAGCGCATCGAGGGCTTCAGCGTGGAGCGCAACACGGTGAGCATGATTGCCCTCAATTTGGGCACAACCAGAGAGCCTGCCAAGCAATTGGAATTGGGTAAACCTCCCGTCGAGTTCGTCGCTTGGGACCAGCCTCCTGAACCCATTGGCGGATTTGAAGCAATGCAAGCCAACCTGCGCTACCCAGAGGAGGCCAGACAGGCCGGGATTGAGGGCAAGGTGTACGTCATTGCCCTTATCGACAGTAACGGGACAGTACGGCAGGCCTATGCGAAGCCGGACACGGCCGCTGGTCACGCGGCGCTGGAGAAGGCAGCGCTGGAGGCTGTGCTCAACAGCGCGTGGAAGCCAGCCAGGAAACAAGGCCAACCCGTGGCCGCACAGATAACCATCCCCGTCCTCTTCAAGGTGAAGGGGGCAGAGCGCCTCGAGGAACCTCCCCCAGTCCCGGGCGCGGCACAGCGCTTCAACCCCCAAGACTCACCGCCACAGCCGATTGGTGGCCTGGCGGCAATTCAGCGGAACTTGCGGTAACCCGAGCAGGCCAGACAGGCCGGCATCGAGGGTAAGGTCAAGGTGATTGCCCAGATCGACAGTAGCGGGCGCGTCGAGCGGGCATGGGTAGAGGAGGGCGGATTCGTTCCGGGGTACGGGTTGGAAGAAGCGGCAATCGCAGCGGTGCGGAGCACATCCTTCACCCCGGCAAAGCACAATGGCAAACCGGTGGCAGTGCAGATTGGAATCCCAGTCATCTTCAAGCTTGACGCCAAGGGCGCGCACGACGCACCACCGACGCCCTAGTGTGAGTTTCAAGAGCTGCAGCGCGACGTGGTCCACCCTGACGCAGCGCGCCGTGCAGGAGCGGAAAACAGAGTCACGTCCGTGTCGCGGCCGATAAGGAGGGCGTGTCGTTTCGAAGGCCGTGGATTAGCCATTAGCACCCACTGCGACGAAGACCACCCGCCGGTCGCCTGCCCCCATGGACGGCGAGCCGGTAGAACAGGCCAGCATCGTGGTGCCAATCGTGTTTCGCCTGGAGAAGCGATAGCCGCCTTCTGAGGGGAGGGCGCTGGTCCGTAGCCCTCCCCTTCCTGCGCAGGCTCCTTCCGCACTTCGCCAAGCTGCCGAGCAGACTCCTTCCACCCTTCTATCCATTTGCACTCCCTCGCCTGCCCATTTGTGCTTCCCTCCACCTGACTCTCGGCCCGTGCCCTTTTTCACTTGCAATTGGCGCCGAGTTTGCTATCTTTTACCGGCAGAACCAAACGACTGTGGCAAGAACGGAAAGGAACTGCGCATGGGCTTCTCCGCCATCGATTACGTCCTGCTCTTGCTCTATCTGGTGTCCATCGCCTGCTTCGGCATCTGGATGGGACGCAGGCAGAAGGACGCGCGAGACTACTTCCTCGGCAGCCGCATGCTCCCCTGGCCGGCGGTCTGTTTCTCCGTGGTGGCAGCCGAGACCAGTACGCTCACCTTCATCAGCATTCCGGGGTTGGCCTACGTGACCAACCTATCGTTCCTGCAGGTGACCTTCGGCTACCTGCTCGGGCGGATCGTGGTGAGCGTGCTTCTGCTTCCTGCCTACGCCCGCGGCGAGGTGAGTACCGCCTACGCCTTCTTGGAACGACGTTTCGGCCAAAAGACGCGGCGCTTTGCCTCTCTGGTCTTCCTCTTCACCCGCCTGGCTGCCGATGGGGTCCGCCTCTTTGCCACTGCCATCCCCCTCAAGTTCATCCTCAAGGTGGACTACCCGGTTGCGATCGGCATCCTGGCGGTGGTGGCGTTTGCCTACACCTTTGCCGGCGGCGTGCGCAGCGTCATCTGGATCGATGCCGTGCAGATGTTTATCTACCTCGGCGGCGCCTTGGCAACTGCGGCCATCATCTTGGCACACAGCGAAAAGGGAGTGGTCGCCATTTTCAACCGGCTGCTTGCGGAGGGGAAGCTGCAGCTGTTCGCCCTCGGCTTTGGCAAGGCCTTTTTCCAGAAGCCCTATTCACTGCCGGCGGGTCTGGTGGGAGGAGCTCTGCTCTCCATGGCCTCCCACGGTACCGACCAGCTCATCGTGCAGCGCATCTTGACCACCAGGAACGTGGCAGAGGCCCGCAAGGCGCTGATCGGCACCGGGATAATCATCATCGGGCAATTTGCGATTTTCCTGGTAGTAGGCGCGCTGCTCTACGCACATTTTGCAGGGGCGTCGCTCGCGAGCCTGGGCCTACAGCGGTCGGATGAGGTCTT
This window harbors:
- a CDS encoding TonB family protein, with amino-acid sequence MIDLFNSWGQYWARYFGLAVAQNTLFLVLVLAALYLLRRSQARLRYIVAMIGFAKLLLPLFVPGPDLFPIAPPAGDATVGGVVVEQAQLPPQFTPPGPHLSLPGALFILWACGAFVFLMLPMLRTAHLLHRLRARTALPSWQPRPEWRSLRVFASPFVILPLSVGLRCRTVFVPPEWQRWPARTKDVAMYHELAHATRGDGWTQLAQVIARAIYFFHPLVWVLYRLADDYREMACDDSARQAAQVSAVEYTRQLQQLAEVLFGAKHGSVGVTALVRQRNRLLRRVQYQMEGKAMRNATQRRALAVVVALTLLVIPLSFHCGKKAPSPDMGTIKGFVVDAAKGTRMAGARIAVVGTRLSARTDEKGEFTILNVPPGKYILEAQASGYQVERIEGFSVERNTVSMIALNLGTTREPAKQLELGKPPVEFVAWDQPPEPIGGFEAMQANLRYPEEARQAGIEGKVYVIALIDSNGTVRQAYAKPDTAAGHAALEKAALEAVLNSAWKPARKQGQPVAAQITIPVLFKVKGAERLEEPPPVPGAAQRFNPQDSPPQPIGGLAAIQRNLR
- a CDS encoding TonB family protein, giving the protein MIAQIDSSGRVERAWVEEGGFVPGYGLEEAAIAAVRSTSFTPAKHNGKPVAVQIGIPVIFKLDAKGAHDAPPTP
- a CDS encoding sodium/solute symporter (Members of the Solute:Sodium Symporter (SSS), TC 2.A.21 as described in tcdb.org, catalyze solute:Na+ symport. Known solutes for members of the family include sugars, amino acids, nucleosides, inositols, vitamins, urea or anions, depending on the system.); the protein is MGFSAIDYVLLLLYLVSIACFGIWMGRRQKDARDYFLGSRMLPWPAVCFSVVAAETSTLTFISIPGLAYVTNLSFLQVTFGYLLGRIVVSVLLLPAYARGEVSTAYAFLERRFGQKTRRFASLVFLFTRLAADGVRLFATAIPLKFILKVDYPVAIGILAVVAFAYTFAGGVRSVIWIDAVQMFIYLGGALATAAIILAHSEKGVVAIFNRLLAEGKLQLFALGFGKAFFQKPYSLPAGLVGGALLSMASHGTDQLIVQRILTTRNVAEARKALIGTGIIIIGQFAIFLVVGALLYAHFAGASLASLGLQRSDEVFPYFIVHGLPSGVAGLVIAGLLAAALSTLAGSMSSMASSVVFDLWPTRRSDQRAGSGLRLARLATAGAAAALVLSALLFMSSTRAVVETALSIASFTYGGLLGTFLLGILSRKATQEDALAAFVAGILVMITVISLKLVAWTWYTFIGVATTLAVGQLLSMLSERGSAAGH